One Streptomyces showdoensis genomic region harbors:
- a CDS encoding helix-turn-helix domain-containing protein, which yields MARTHLLWTTAEAAAFLRISPKTLRNWRSMGRGPAYERHAGRRGVFYRPAVVRRWQKDNTWVIDPEARLSAARRTI from the coding sequence GTGGCTCGTACTCATCTTCTGTGGACTACCGCCGAGGCCGCCGCCTTCCTGCGGATCTCCCCCAAGACGCTGCGGAATTGGCGATCCATGGGGCGTGGGCCGGCCTACGAGAGGCACGCCGGGCGCAGGGGCGTGTTCTACCGCCCGGCGGTGGTGCGGCGGTGGCAGAAGGACAACACCTGGGTCATCGACCCTGAGGCGCGGCTGAGTGCCGCAAGGAGGACGATCTGA
- a CDS encoding DUF5677 domain-containing protein, which yields MNEDVEQDNRLAYAGLTALAELMETVGSKLNPDEDNRPYYVAWGLLAAMHRQAAAVVLLHGKGFGHEAAPNRRALIEHMAQIRWLAEDGADAVDTMNLALKHSQKKLRDAADLAGLPYDPTIPDLVQAAEIPSNPANQFINRNPLLKRLGAPLLAAWTGETQLAHPTLTAAQCFFDDTADDKVVLHGEPTLRHGAANPADRSPYIAFVLMWSAMDAFNHLMKGQPWSEELRRIATEGGLDGSQPRIDAAEEATG from the coding sequence ATGAACGAGGACGTCGAACAGGACAACCGGCTCGCGTACGCCGGACTCACCGCGCTCGCCGAGCTTATGGAGACCGTGGGGAGCAAGCTCAACCCCGACGAGGACAACCGCCCCTACTACGTCGCATGGGGCCTCCTCGCGGCCATGCACCGCCAAGCCGCTGCTGTCGTATTGCTGCACGGGAAGGGCTTCGGCCACGAGGCCGCCCCCAACCGCCGCGCGCTCATAGAACACATGGCACAGATCCGTTGGCTCGCCGAAGACGGCGCGGACGCGGTCGACACCATGAACCTGGCCCTGAAGCACAGCCAGAAAAAGCTCCGGGACGCCGCCGACCTCGCCGGCCTGCCGTACGACCCCACTATCCCCGACCTCGTCCAGGCCGCCGAGATCCCCTCCAACCCGGCCAACCAGTTCATCAACCGGAACCCGCTCCTCAAGCGGCTCGGCGCCCCGCTGCTCGCCGCGTGGACCGGCGAGACCCAGCTCGCCCACCCGACGCTCACCGCCGCGCAGTGCTTCTTCGACGACACCGCCGACGACAAGGTGGTGCTCCACGGCGAACCGACCCTCCGCCACGGCGCGGCCAATCCCGCCGACCGCTCGCCCTACATCGCCTTCGTCCTCATGTGGTCGGCGATGGACGCCTTCAACCACCTCATGAAGGGTCAGCCCTGGAGTGAGGAGCTCCGGCGCATCGCGACCGAGGGCGGGCTCGACGGGTCCCAGCCCCGGATCGACGCCGCCGAGGAAGCCACCGGGTAG
- a CDS encoding DNA sulfur modification protein DndB, which translates to MPKIQIPVIGYQQGGRQMMVTAMSAPDLVSMVTKPKPWNPAATTEHGNRVRDQKHLDGIAHYLETVDKYVLGSVVLYLTSKEAEFKALDVPGVSGEHDAARIGVLSVDIGAKFDVGDGQHRIGAYDKTINDHDGDDDHPLIQRLKNSGQPMIIVIEDDPKGRAQDFADLQRNVKAPTASLGQSMDRRQPINRELSDLFDTIPLLTGRVEYAKDNPGKLSPNLLSFKTIRYVSGLLLVGNGYRSPATMDKAVNSRFEGDGAEAARGELREFWTALGELTRYADVVSGDVTVPELREATYLTSAGVLYAIAFAVYQAHGKHKVAIADAVRAVDIVSFDRTQKTADIENEDTVFAGTLISPKTGKLEAGRTAWEGAADVLLTKIVEVIGSDATVPAQHVVTDGQHRIAAYDAILKEETA; encoded by the coding sequence ATGCCCAAGATCCAGATCCCTGTCATCGGGTACCAGCAGGGCGGCCGGCAGATGATGGTGACCGCGATGTCCGCGCCGGACCTCGTGTCGATGGTGACCAAGCCCAAGCCGTGGAACCCGGCGGCGACCACCGAGCACGGCAACCGCGTGCGCGACCAGAAGCACCTCGACGGGATCGCGCACTACCTGGAGACGGTCGACAAGTACGTCCTCGGCTCGGTCGTGCTGTACCTGACCTCGAAGGAAGCGGAGTTCAAGGCCCTCGACGTACCGGGCGTCAGCGGGGAGCACGACGCCGCCCGGATCGGCGTGCTGAGCGTGGACATCGGCGCGAAGTTCGACGTCGGCGACGGCCAGCACCGCATCGGCGCCTACGACAAGACGATCAACGACCACGACGGCGACGACGACCACCCGCTGATCCAGCGCCTCAAGAACTCCGGGCAGCCGATGATCATCGTCATCGAGGACGACCCGAAGGGCCGCGCGCAGGACTTCGCCGACCTCCAGCGCAACGTCAAGGCCCCGACGGCATCGCTGGGGCAGTCGATGGACCGGCGCCAGCCGATCAACCGCGAACTGTCCGACCTCTTCGACACGATCCCGCTGCTGACCGGCCGTGTCGAGTACGCCAAGGACAACCCCGGCAAGCTCTCGCCGAACCTGCTCAGCTTCAAGACGATCCGCTACGTCTCCGGGCTGCTGCTGGTCGGCAACGGCTACCGGTCGCCGGCGACGATGGACAAGGCCGTCAACAGCCGCTTCGAGGGCGACGGCGCCGAGGCCGCGCGGGGCGAGCTCCGCGAGTTCTGGACGGCGCTCGGCGAGCTGACCCGGTACGCGGACGTGGTCTCGGGGGACGTGACGGTGCCGGAGCTGCGCGAGGCGACCTACCTGACCTCCGCGGGTGTCCTGTACGCGATCGCCTTCGCGGTGTACCAGGCGCACGGGAAACACAAGGTCGCCATCGCCGATGCTGTCCGCGCCGTCGACATCGTCAGCTTCGACCGCACCCAGAAGACGGCGGACATCGAGAACGAGGACACGGTCTTCGCGGGCACTCTCATCAGTCCCAAGACGGGGAAGCTGGAGGCTGGCCGTACCGCATGGGAGGGCGCCGCGGACGTGCTGCTGACGAAGATCGTGGAGGTCATCGGCAGCGACGCCACGGTCCCCGCCCAGCACGTCGTCACCGACGGCCAGCACCGCATCGCCGCCTACGACGCGATTCTCAAGGAGGAGACCGCCTAA
- a CDS encoding N-terminal phage integrase SAM-like domain-containing protein, translating into MVAVSVFDRWHKARPAPGETTCTHQEKGRRLVPSADHGKGRRWQVRYRDPDGEQRRPAFETKGEADEHRDAVAHRLRSGTYLRPESKGLTLEEYGTQWLTGRKGDIGTLDVYRRHLRLHAYPILGDHVVSSLTPRHIREWAKCLDASSSHGESIFSTLLTAAVDDKLLAANPCKAESLAPLRPRNRQRKAKVGPVKVWADPVTSAVVRALPERYRAKGLLGAGGGTAADGADRFFPG; encoded by the coding sequence ATGGTGGCGGTGTCGGTCTTCGACCGATGGCACAAGGCCCGGCCGGCGCCGGGTGAGACGACGTGCACGCACCAGGAGAAGGGCAGGCGGCTCGTCCCCTCTGCCGACCACGGCAAGGGGCGGCGATGGCAGGTCCGATACCGCGATCCGGACGGCGAGCAGCGACGCCCCGCGTTCGAGACCAAGGGCGAAGCCGACGAGCACCGGGACGCGGTAGCGCATCGCCTCAGGTCGGGGACGTATCTGCGGCCGGAGTCGAAGGGGCTGACGCTGGAGGAGTACGGCACGCAGTGGCTCACCGGCCGCAAGGGCGATATCGGCACGCTGGATGTCTACCGGCGGCATTTGCGGCTGCACGCGTATCCGATCCTGGGCGACCACGTGGTCTCGTCGCTCACACCCCGGCATATTCGTGAATGGGCGAAGTGTCTGGATGCGAGTTCTTCGCACGGGGAGTCGATCTTCTCGACGCTGCTCACGGCCGCGGTGGACGACAAGCTGCTTGCCGCGAATCCCTGCAAGGCGGAGTCGCTCGCGCCACTGCGTCCCAGGAACCGCCAGCGGAAGGCCAAGGTGGGGCCCGTGAAGGTGTGGGCGGACCCGGTGACGTCGGCGGTGGTCAGGGCGCTTCCCGAGCGGTATCGGGCGAAGGGGCTGTTGGGGGCGGGGGGCGGCACTGCGGCCGACGGAGCTGATCGGTTTTTCCCCGGATGA
- a CDS encoding HNH endonuclease family protein codes for MTGGVWHSYYDDVLVYGPSGVDIDHMMPLTEVHDSGSYGWSTERRRRYANDLGSEVTLVGVSARSNRQKADQDPATCMPMEAVHCRYLGGWVVTKKRWGLSVDEAERAALFRYAADCPDVTLSYEPAA; via the coding sequence GTGACCGGCGGCGTGTGGCACAGCTACTACGACGACGTCCTCGTGTACGGCCCGAGCGGGGTCGACATCGACCACATGATGCCCCTGACCGAGGTGCACGACTCGGGCAGCTACGGCTGGAGCACCGAGCGCCGCCGCAGGTACGCCAACGACCTCGGATCCGAGGTGACGCTGGTCGGAGTCAGCGCACGCTCGAACCGCCAGAAGGCCGATCAGGACCCCGCGACCTGTATGCCGATGGAGGCCGTGCACTGCCGGTACCTCGGCGGTTGGGTCGTCACGAAGAAGAGGTGGGGTCTCAGCGTCGACGAGGCTGAGCGGGCCGCCCTGTTCCGCTACGCCGCGGACTGCCCCGACGTGACGCTGTCGTACGAGCCGGCTGCCTGA
- a CDS encoding restriction endonuclease, with amino-acid sequence MFDIESPARIVGRPGRRFERPVRTAGHIPGQTRIDSRPDAAREDRLATLVGALGDVRYAVLCVQEDLEEVSLGFPPFTPAISPPLTEARTFLDAVGALRKADTDLRGCVSALRETVDAVLAVDPRSRRRREAIEGLDEIFENDRTGHSAVHAMLDEAGKVLTYANSPVLTESNGYFGATKKLLDAYRKEAERLNSLCIGLMVDAADLLEKTGALLPASGSAFLAPVASMFMHQVDALHHSEFEQLVAELLDRDGYRIVRSGGGSGDMGADVVAEDELGRRVIVQCKHFQNGNGSVGQPVVQHVYGGAVAMHRSTLAVVVTNGRITGGAKVWAKEDDRARLIDREALKRWCEDGEPLSAVLRDVS; translated from the coding sequence ATGTTCGACATCGAATCGCCGGCTCGGATCGTCGGACGTCCGGGACGACGGTTCGAGCGTCCTGTACGCACGGCAGGGCACATCCCGGGGCAGACGCGGATCGACTCCCGGCCCGACGCCGCGAGGGAAGATCGGCTGGCCACGCTGGTCGGCGCGCTCGGAGATGTCCGGTACGCCGTCCTGTGCGTTCAGGAGGATCTCGAAGAGGTGTCCCTTGGCTTTCCACCGTTCACCCCCGCCATCTCGCCGCCCCTCACCGAGGCCCGTACCTTCCTGGACGCGGTCGGTGCGCTGCGCAAGGCTGACACCGATCTGCGCGGGTGCGTAAGCGCCCTCCGTGAGACCGTCGATGCCGTGCTCGCGGTCGATCCGAGGTCGCGCCGCCGCCGCGAGGCCATAGAGGGCCTGGACGAGATCTTCGAGAACGACCGGACCGGGCATTCAGCCGTACATGCCATGCTCGACGAGGCGGGGAAGGTGCTCACCTATGCGAACTCTCCTGTGCTGACCGAGTCGAACGGCTACTTCGGGGCGACGAAGAAGCTCCTGGACGCCTACCGTAAGGAGGCCGAACGACTCAATTCCCTCTGCATCGGCCTGATGGTCGACGCCGCCGATCTTCTGGAGAAGACGGGAGCACTGCTCCCGGCTAGCGGGAGCGCATTCCTCGCCCCGGTCGCCTCCATGTTCATGCACCAGGTCGACGCGCTCCACCACTCCGAGTTCGAGCAGCTCGTCGCCGAGCTCCTGGACCGCGACGGATATCGGATCGTCCGCTCGGGTGGGGGCTCCGGCGACATGGGCGCGGACGTCGTCGCCGAGGATGAGCTCGGCAGGCGCGTGATCGTGCAGTGCAAGCACTTCCAGAACGGCAACGGCAGCGTGGGGCAGCCGGTGGTGCAGCACGTGTACGGCGGGGCAGTGGCGATGCACCGCTCAACGCTGGCCGTCGTCGTCACCAACGGCCGGATCACCGGCGGGGCGAAGGTGTGGGCCAAGGAGGACGACAGAGCCCGGCTGATCGACCGCGAGGCGCTCAAGCGCTGGTGTGAGGACGGGGAGCCGCTGAGCGCGGTCCTGCGCGACGTGTCGTAG